One genomic window of Medicago truncatula cultivar Jemalong A17 chromosome 1, MtrunA17r5.0-ANR, whole genome shotgun sequence includes the following:
- the LOC120578168 gene encoding uncharacterized protein, with translation MSSLDSFIMFARDQEALINMKVQDNSTPEVCMAVRSNLAKLRTFQMEYDIAAGKGRLPGVFARQYGVQVAPYVMLRDPNMNEIEVKVEKKNGRVYFTEGWSKLHNFYNVGAGSWMTVVFANRNLFLIRMNDLYGDEIFYPLNNPPSRLTLQHGAAEFPSVACAPHVLFLPTSFYHSYAKPLTKDDVMSGKLHKLGWLGFCQAAFPAQECQMTVVDYLGYSWKCPLKLHLTADMTCSLSGDWRKICKARKLKIGDTIKFGVTQQCNSTVLYMSPPPMMVLRTNLPPSKDSTLSRHVFTVEKFFWMN, from the exons ATGTCGAGTTTGGACAGTTTCATCATGTTTGCCAGGGACCAAGAAGCATTGATTAATATGAAAG TTCAGGACAATTCGACCCCAGAGGTGTGCATGGCTGTGAGATCTAACTTGGCGAAGCTTAGGACATTCCAAATGGAATATGACATTGCTGCT ggaaagggCAGGCTGCCTGGTGTATTCGCAAGGCAATATGGTGTGCAGGTCGCTCCATATGTCATGCTTCGTGATccaaatatgaatgaaatcgAAGTGAAAGTCGAGAAAAAAAATGGGAGAGTGTATTTTACTGAAGGTTGGAGTAAGCTGCATAATTTCTACAATGTTGGTGCTGGATCTTGGATGACGGTGGTATTTGCGAATAGAAATCTTTTTCTGATTAGGATGAATGATCTTTATGGGGATGAGATTTTTTATCCATTGAACAATCCTCCATCGAGATTGACCCTGCAACATGGAGCTGCTGAGTTTCCAAGTGTTGCATGTGCCCCACATGTTCTTTTCCTTCCAACCTCATTTTATCACTCTTATGCGAAGCCACTGACAAAGGATGATGTAATGTCTGGAAAATTG CATAAGTTGGGGTGGTTAGGATTCTGTCAGGCTGCATTTCCTGCTCAAGAGTGTCAGATGACTGTTGTTGACTACCTGGGATATAGCTGGAAATGCCCTCTGAAGTTGCACTTGACTGCAGACATGACTTGCAGTCTGTCCGGTGACTGGAGGAAGATTTGCAAGGCGCGCAAATTGAAGATTGGTGATACTATCAAGTTTGGGGTCACTCAACAGTGCAACAGTACTGTCCTATACATGTCTCCACCACCTATGATGGTCCTTCGCACTAATCTTCCACCATCAAAGGACAGTACCCTTTCACGACATGTTTTCACCGTTGAGAAGTTCTTCTGGATGAATTGA
- the LOC112416429 gene encoding uncharacterized protein, translated as MDYDQNTPDQSKRSRESSRTNFLLNKPNDRTPLSEITNVGSLSFNTNLNKRRKVSPQGRLTPGKYTLSHSVLTSHSTKQHSRFNVENVSPIDLDAVSFQGLDNDNDVVAIECGNNGEESDIPSNLDVHFDSPVELMDTGTSDADRADDIVDFNCMDNREENDIPSNSDFDIKQADGDTFSDITSSVHGEVEYLNIGHPDRICDDCGAMMWYHERTKKDYNPVNPKFSMCCRKGRVEIATYPRLPQPLHDLYHKLDRKSKFFLKNIRSFNSMFSFTSMGGKVNRDTHDGNGPPMFVMEGQNYHQIGSLLPMPGNKPKFAQLYIYDTDNEINNRLACVSMDEGDLEMKTAIVTEIRDVLDSCNSYVETYRTIRERINENDSPPMRLRILRKRDCDGRRYNLPTASEVVALIVGDFDSADFDRDVIVETQSGLLQRISVFEPAYLPLQYPLLFPKGEDGFRKDIPYNEDADATDLQRLYVTQKEWIAYKIMQRETDQSTILFARRLLQQFLTDSFSCVESSRLRWLRDHQKEVRAEMYKGLTEAILRGDTDPSTTGKRIVLPSTFVGGTRYMLQNYQDAMAICGWAGYPDLFITFTCNQKWPELVEFLKIYHLKPEDRPDLVSRIFKIKLDDLIKEIKIGELFGEVKSVIYTIEFQKRGLPHAHILVFLHSRYRCVGPKDIDKIICAEIPDKEKEPELFKIVSTLMIHGPCDGGTMGFFFKKGEAFVDNRYVVPYNRYLLLRYNAHINVEWCNQTRSIKYLFKYVNKGHDRVTVGFYNGKEGSSDVVDEIKLYYDCRYLSACEAAWRIFSFDINYRTPSVERLTFHLENEQHVIYGDNDPLEDVVRRKSIHQTKFWAWMHANKVYPEAKSLTYNEFPTKFVWKADKHRWSPRKVGFAIGRLHFVPPGTGELFYLRTLLNYIRGPTSYADLKTVDGITLDTFKEACAALGFLGDDKEFIEAIIEAGKWGTGIFLRLLFATLLVSNQLSKPDYVWNNTWEYLSDDILDRQRRRLQVPDLVLTSDQIKSYALSEIESLLQVHGKSLDNYKEMPKSD; from the exons ATGGACTATGATCAAAATACACCGGACCAAAGCAAGAGATCAAGAGAATCATCTCGGACGAATTTCTTACTCAACAAACCAAATGACAGGACTCCTCTATCTGAGATCACTAATG TTGGTTCTTTGTCCTTCAATACCAATCTCAATAAAAGGAGAAAGGTTAGTCCTCAAGGACGATTGACCCCTGGGAAATATACACTAAGTCATAGCGTGCTAACAAGCCATTCCACGAAGCAGCACAGTCGGTTCAACGTTGAAAATGTCTCTCCTATTGACTTGGATGCTGTTTCGTTTCAAG GATTGGACAATGATAATGATGTTGTTGCCATTGAATGTGGGAATAATGGTGAGGAATCTGATATACCTTCTAATTTAG ATGTCCACTTTGACAGTCCGGTTGAGCTTATGGATACAGGAACATCAG ATGCCGATAGAGCGGACGATATAGTTGATTTCAATTGCATGGACAACAGGGAAGAAAATGATATACCATCTAATTCAG acTTTGATATTAAGCAAGCTGATGGTGATACTTTCTCTGACATTACAAGTTCAG TTCATGGAGAGGTTGAATACCTGAACATAGGTCATCCAGATCGTATTTGTGATGATTGCGGTGCTATGATGTGGTATCATGAACGCACTAAGAAGGACTATAATCCTGTCAATCCGAAGTTTTCTATGTGCTGCCGAAAGGGACGGGTTGAAATCGCAACGTACCCCCGCCTACCTCAACCGTTGCATGATTTGTATCACAAGCTGGACAGGAAAAgcaaattttttctaaaaaatatcaGATCCTTCAATTCAATGTTTTCATTTACTTCTATGGGAGGAAAAGTTAATAGAGACACGCATGACGGAAATGGACCTCCAATGTTTGTCATGGAGGGTCAAAACTACCATCAAATCGGTAGTTTACTTCCTATGCCAGGAAACAAACCTAAGTTCGCTCAATTATACATCTATGACACTGACAATGAGATAAACAACAGGCTGGCGTGTGTAAG CATGGATGAAGGCGATTTGGAGATGAAGACTGCAATTGTTACAGAGATACGGGATGTCCTTGACTCATGTAACTCGTATGTTGAAACTTACAGAACAATCCGTGAAAGAATAAATGAGAATGACAGTCCTCCTATGCGGTTAAGGATACTGCGCAAGAGGGACTGTGACGGTCGAAGGTACAACCTTCCAACCGCATCAGAAGTGGTTGCGTTAATTGTAGGTGACTTTGACAGTGCTGACTTTGATAGGGATGTAATTGTTGAGACACAATCAGGTCTGTTGCAGCGTATATCAGTTTTCGAACCAGCATATTTGCCTTTGCAGTATCCCCTCCTGTTTCCGAAGGGAGAAGATGGGTTTCGAAAGGATATTCCTTATAATGAAGACGCAGATGCTACCGATTTGCAAAGATTGTATGTGACACAAAAAGAATGGATTGCTTATAAGATCATGCAACGAGAGACAGACCAATCAACCATTTTATTTGCAAGGAGGTTGTTACAACAATTTTTGACTGATTCTTTTAGTTGCGTGGAGTCATCACGTCTCAGATGGCTAAGAGATCATCAAAAGGAAGTTAGGGCGGAAATGTACAAGGGCTTGACTGAAGCTATTCTCAGAGGTGATACTGATCCTTCAACCACGGGAAAGAGGATTGTTCTTCCTTCGACTTTTGTTGGTGGAACAAGGTATATGCTGCAGAATTACCAAGATGCAATGGCAATATGTGGTTGGGCTGGGTATCCTGATCTATTTATAACGTTCACCTGCAACCAAAAGTGGCCTGAATTGGTtgaatttttgaagatttatcaCCTAAAGCCTGAAGATCGACCAGACTTAGTTAGTCGGATATTCAAAATCAAGCTTGATGACTtgataaaagaaataaagataGGAGAATTATTTGGTGAAGTCAAGTCAG TCATATATACAATTGAGTTTCAGAAGCGTGGTCTGCCACATGCTCACATCTTGGTTTTCCTGCATTCAAGATATAGGTGCGTTGGTCCTAAAGATATTGACAAAATCATATGTGCAGAGATACCAGATAAGGAGAAAGAACCTGAACTGTTCAAAATTGTTTCTACACTCATGATACATGGTCCTTGCG ACGGAGGGACAATGgggttttttttcaaaaagggTGAGGCATTTGTTGACAACAGGTATGTGGTTCCATACAACAGATATTTGTTGTTAAGGTATAATGCTCATATTAATGTTGAGTGGTGCAACCAAACAAGGTCTATCAAGTATCTGTTCAAGTATGTTAACAAAGGGCACGATCGCGTAACTGTTGGTTTTTACAATGGTAAGGAAGGCAGTTCTGATGTTGTTGACGAGATTAAATTGTACTACGACTGTCGATATCTTTCTGCGTGCGAGGCAGCTTGGAGGATATTTTCTTTCGATATAAACTACAGAACTCCATCAGTTGAGAGGCTTACTTTTCATCTTGAAAATGAACAGCATGTTATATATGGTGATAATGACCCCCTTGAGGATGTCGTCCGTAGAAAAAGCATTCACCAAACTAAATTCTGGGCATGGATGCATGCCAACAAAGTTTATCCCGAAGCAAAGAGCTTGACGTACAATGAGTTCCCTACAAAGTTTGTGTGGAAAGCGGATAAGCATCGATGGTCTCCACGTAAGGTAGGTTTCGCAATTGGTAGGCTCCATTTTGTACCACCTGGCACAGGTGAGTTGTTTTACCTGAGGACACTATTGAATTATATCAGAGGGCCTACATCGTATGCTGACTTGAAAACTGTGGACGGTATTACACTAGATACCTTTAAGGAAGCATGTGCTGCGTTGGGTTTTCTTGGAGATGATAAGGAGTTCATAGAAGCAATTATAGAAGCAGGAAAGTGGGGTACAGGGATATTTTTGCGCTTACTGTTCGCAACCTTATTGGTGTCTAACCAATTGTCGAAGCCAGATTATGTGTGGAACAACACTTGGGAGTATTTGTCTGATGACATACTTGATAGACAGCGACGTCGTCTACAAGTTCCAG ATTTGGTTCTTACTTCCGATCAGATAAAGAGTTACGCATTATCAGAGATTGAGTCTTTGTTGCAAGTCCATGGCAAGAGTCTCGACAACTACAAAGAAATGCCTAAGTCAGATTGA
- the LOC112418566 gene encoding ATP-dependent DNA helicase PIF1 has translation MAEIQNRLIYDELNYNRTILADEHHSLMSTMTAEQRGVYDRILSRVNANKPGFFFVYGYGGTGKTYIWSLNGIAALLIPGGRTAHSRFAIPFNVDELSSCEIKPLSPLGKLIVKTKLIIWDEAPMMHKHCFEGFDRTLRDVMKSFHNGRTDIPFGGKVVVLGGDFRQILPVIPKANRGEIVQATVNFSNLWNFVEVLTLTTNMRLSTGSSDSDVHERKLFSDWILAIGDGSVGESNDVDIHVDIPPDLLLQSNGDPIATIVNITYPNLLQNLDDLSYFQNRAVLAPKNSIVDEVNNYMMDLIPGEKKIYLSYDSPLYPKSGNNSPDEVHTPEFLNTISTYGIPNHKLRLKVGVPVMLLRNIDHSLGLCNGTRLVITKMGKYVLEGKVISGSNIGQKVYIPRLSLSPSDKKLPIKFQRRQFPLAVSFAMTINKSQGQSLKHVGVYLPQPVFSHGQLYVALSRVTSRKGLKILVLDEEGNDSNVTSNVVYKEIFYNLV, from the exons ATGGCTGAAATTCAAAATAGATTGATTTACGACGAGCTGAATTACAATCGAACAATTTTGGCCGATGAGCACCATAGTCTCATGTCAACAATGACTGCTGAGCAAAGAGGAGTATATGATCGAATTCTGTCAAGAGTGAATGCAAACAAGCCAGGATTCTTTTTTGTATATGGATATGGTGGGACTGGGAAGACCTACATTTGGAG CCTCAATGGGATAGCTGCGTTGCTTATTCCAGGTGGTAGAACAGCACACTCTAGGTTTGCTATCCCGTtcaatgttgatgaattgtctTCGTGTGAAATAAAACCTTTAAGTCCATTGGGTAAGTTGATAGTCAAAACAAAGCTCATTATATGGGATGAGGCACCTATGATGCACAAGCACTGTTTTGAGGGCTTTGATCGTACTTTACGGGATGTTATGAAGTCTTTCCATAATGGAAGAACAGATATTCCATTTGGTGGAAAAGTTGTTGTCTTAGGTGGAGATTTTCGGCAAATCCTTCCGGTTATCCCTAAAGCTAATAGAGGAGAGATCGTGCAAGCAACGGTTAATTTCTCCAATCTTTGGAATTTTGTTGAAGTCTTAACACTAACAACTAATATGAGACTCTCGACAGGCAGTTCTGATTCTGATGTTCATGAAAGGAAACTATTCTCTGACTGGATTTTGGCTATTGGTGATGGAAGTGTGGGGGAAAGCAATGATGTTGACATTCACGTTGACATACCACCTGATCTGCTCCTACAAAGTAACGGGGATCCAATTGCAACCATTGTCAATATCACCTACCCtaatcttcttcaaaaccttgaTGACCtttcttattttcaaaatagaGCAGTCTTGGCACCGAAGAACTCAATTGTGGACGAGGTCAATAACTACATGATGGATTTAATCCCTGGTGAAAAGAAGATATATTTATCCTATGATTCTCCGCTTTATCCCAAATCAGGTAACAACTCACCTGATGAAGTTCACACCCCTGAATTTTTAAACACCATATCTACTTATGGAATTCCAAATCACAAGCTTAGGTTGAAGGTCGGAGTCCCTGTTATGTTGCTCCGAAATATTGACCACAGCTTAGGTTTGTGCAACGGAACACGTTTGGTGATAACAAAGATGGGAAAATATGTTCTTGAAGGAAAGGTAATATCCGGATCAAATATTGGGCAAAAGGTTTACATCCCCAGGTTATCTTTGTCACCTTCTGATAAAAAACTGCCCATCAAGTTTCAGAGACGGCAATTTCCGTTGGCCGTTTCATTTGCTATGACTATCAATAAAAGCCAAGGTCAGTCACTGAAGCATGTTGGAGTTTACTTGCCTCAACCCGTTTTTTCCCATGGCCAGCTGTATGTTGCATTGTCTAGAGTTACGTCAAGAAAAGGGTTAAAGATATTGGTTCTCGATGAAGAAGGGAATGATAGCAATGTAACATCTAATGTCGTTTATaaggaaattttttataatttagtctaA